A genomic segment from Pseudoduganella chitinolytica encodes:
- a CDS encoding TIGR04063 family PEP-CTERM/XrtA system glycosyltransferase: protein MRILHVLDHSIPLHSGYTFRTRSILQQQRALGWETHHITSPKQGDVPDGQELVDGLRFHRTAPAHGALARMPVLNQLAVIDRLAARLLQVATEVQPDILHAHSPALNAVAALRVGRKLGIPVVYEIRAFWEDAAVDHGTSKEWGVRYRLTRAMETWALKRVDAATTICEGLRAEIVGRGIPARKIEVIPNAVDIGDFSVDGERDAALARQLGLEGRTVLGFIGSFYAYEGLNVLLDALPAMRARRPDIRVLLVGGGPQDAALRQQAEALGVADAVVFTGRVPHSEVQRYYDLVDVLCYPRLKMRLTDLVTPLKPLEAMAQGRLLAASDVGGHRELIEDGRTGVLFAAGDAAALAQRVLALLDAPDSWPQLRAEGRRFVEEQRSWAASVSRYRKVYGNLVPTRELP, encoded by the coding sequence CTGCGCATCCTGCACGTGCTGGATCACTCGATCCCGCTGCACAGCGGCTACACGTTCCGCACCCGCTCGATCCTGCAGCAGCAGCGCGCGCTGGGCTGGGAGACCCACCACATCACGAGCCCCAAGCAGGGCGACGTGCCGGATGGCCAGGAACTGGTCGACGGCCTGCGCTTTCACCGCACCGCGCCGGCGCACGGCGCGCTGGCGCGCATGCCGGTGCTGAACCAGCTGGCGGTGATCGACCGGCTGGCGGCACGCCTGCTGCAGGTCGCGACGGAAGTCCAGCCCGACATCCTGCACGCCCATTCTCCTGCGCTCAACGCGGTGGCGGCCCTGCGCGTGGGGCGCAAGCTGGGCATCCCCGTCGTCTACGAGATCCGCGCGTTCTGGGAGGATGCGGCCGTCGACCATGGCACCAGCAAGGAGTGGGGCGTGCGTTACCGTCTCACGCGCGCGATGGAAACGTGGGCCCTGAAGCGGGTGGACGCGGCCACGACGATCTGCGAGGGCCTGCGGGCCGAGATCGTCGGCCGCGGCATCCCGGCGCGCAAGATCGAGGTCATCCCGAACGCCGTCGACATCGGCGACTTCAGCGTGGATGGCGAGCGCGATGCGGCACTGGCCCGCCAGCTCGGCCTGGAAGGCAGGACGGTACTGGGCTTCATCGGCTCGTTTTACGCGTACGAAGGCCTGAACGTGCTGCTCGACGCGCTGCCCGCCATGCGCGCGCGGCGCCCCGACATCCGCGTGCTGCTGGTGGGCGGCGGACCGCAGGATGCGGCGCTGCGCCAGCAGGCCGAGGCGCTGGGCGTGGCGGACGCCGTGGTGTTTACGGGCCGGGTGCCGCACAGCGAAGTGCAGCGCTATTACGACCTGGTGGACGTGCTGTGCTACCCGCGCCTGAAGATGCGCCTGACGGACCTGGTGACGCCATTGAAACCGCTGGAGGCGATGGCGCAGGGCCGCCTGCTGGCCGCTTCCGACGTGGGCGGCCACCGCGAACTGATCGAGGATGGGCGCACCGGCGTGCTGTTCGCGGCCGGCGATGCCGCCGCGCTGGCGCAGCGGGTGCTGGCCTTGCTGGATGCGCCGGACAGCTGGCCGCAACTGCGTGCCGAAGGCCGCCGCTTCGTCGAGGAACAACGCAGCTGGGCCGCCAGCGTGAGCCGTTACCGCAAGGTGTACGGCAACCTGGTGCCAACCCGGGAGCTGCCATGA